Genomic DNA from Verrucomicrobiota bacterium:
CTCGGGCCTTAAATTCGGCACTCAGGTGCCTTCTCTTTCTTTTGCTCATCGGTCTGTTCTTTTTCGGTGTGAATCCACCCACTCAGAACAGCTCCAATTCTTCAACTACTTCCTGGCTCCGGTTTATGGGTCCACTTCACTCGAAAAGGTTTACTTCTCGTGCGGTTTTCTTCGGAGCAAACACCACCGTGTAGAACATCCTCCCAAAATCACGCTTCCTAATCTTGGTAGTGAACTGGTAGCGGCAGTTGCTCTTTTTAAGACAGAACGTCGGCGGTGATCTACGGAGTGAAGCGTAGCTTCACGGAGTTGGATCTAACGCTTTGTTCGATGATTTTTTCATCGATACTAATTTGTAGATAGCAAATCCGATAACAAATAGTCCGGTGGCGCCTGTTGGGACAAGCCATGAAAAGAAAGAGTTGACATCAAAGGCCAAAAAGATGAGGCAACCTGTTACTCCGAGTGCGATAATGATCCAAAGTGTTTTCATAAGTGGTTCTCACTAACCTAAATATTAACTGTCCTAAAGGGAATTATAATCCGAGTCATTTCTTATATCGAACAATATTGATTCGTATCACCCACAGCAGTGATATCAGGAAGCCTGTCTTGGCGATAGAGTGCCTGGAGAGCCTCGATTTTACAAGGGTTTTTTGACTTTGGCTGCGTCTATCACGCCCCCTTCGATCAGCGATTTACGGGTGAGCTAGCCTGGCTGATATCAGGGTGAGTTTCGTCAGCTCAACACTCAGTCGGAGATTTCAAGTTTGCAGGTTTCAGGCGGGAGGCGACGGACCTGGCAACCGCCACGCACCTTTCCACGTCGCTGCTTCGCGGAAAAGACTTCTTGCCCCATCTGCGAACCGACCGGATCCAGTCCGAGAAGGGTGGCTTGGAAGAATTTTTGAAAAGACAAGTATCCGCGAGGGCGGGACCTTATACCAACCTCCAGAATTCACCGGTAGAATGGAGGGGAGGTGGTGTGGGGAAGAGGCGCTGAAGCGCGGGGAAGGGAGAGCCGGTGTCTTTCGAGCCAATTCTGCAGCTTGGTATTACTCGGTAGGAAGGCCGAGCTTCGCTCGTTTGCTGCGGTCCTTAAGCCCGTTTTGGCTCCAGTAGTATTGCTTCTCCAGGCGGTGGGTCAGCTGTGCTTGCGCAAAGACTTTCCCTCCCGCTTCCAGTTCTTCCCAAGCTTGAATGACGTAGGGAAAGGCGGTTTCCACTTCGATTTCTAGACTGCGGCCGAGATCAGGGTAGTGCAGTGAGTAGATCGATCGGCCTGCTTGCTGGCTTTCTTTCCAGCTGCCCACGGCTGGATGCGGCGCGGGGTCCTGGTGCCTCAGGCGGAGAAAGAGGCTGCCGGGGACCATTTCGAAAGAGCCCGTCGGGAGGGCACTGGGGTCGAGGCGAAGCTGGGTCCAAAGCTCGTCCTCCAGGAGAACGTCCGGAGGCGAGGTGAATTGGCCCCTTTCGGCCCGTTGGAAGTAGGAGTGCACCTCAGTCTTCAAGCCGTTGGTCCGCCGATTGCTCTGACTAAAGGCATGCCCACACCACTCTTGGACCGAAGTCGTGACTTTGAGGGCGGCTTTTTGATCGACCGGCTGGAAGACCGAGGTCATGGTTCGGTAAGGATAGAGGCCGGTCAAGAAGTCGCGCATGGCATTCATCTTCAGGACCGAGACTGCCTGGCCTTGGCCGAAGTCTCGTTTGACCTGTTCTTCTACCAGGAAGGGTTCGGTGACGAAGACGAGCACGGCATGGCCCGGGTGGAGTTCTCCGTAGCAGCGTTGTTGCAATTCATAGCGATTGATTTCGGCTCCGTCGAACCAGTACCCGGCCACAGCCTCCGACGGCGGAGCTTGCGGCGTGTCGGCGGGGGCCAGGCTGGCGGCCAAAATCCAGAGAGTGCTCCAGCCCCCCTGCCAGAGTGGTCGAGAGGGTGATTTCAAAAATTTACGTGGCATGGTTCGGTTTAACTAGTTCGGAAAGAGGAGCTTCCAGCCCTTGCCTTTCTTCCTGATTCTTTTACGATCCGCCTCGAATGGAGATCCTGTCGCTGCTTATCTTCTTAGTCTACATGACTGCGAGCCTCGGTCTGCTCATTTTTGGGCTGAACTGCTACGTGATGTTGGGCTTTTTCCGAAGATGCTTCCATCGCGGACGCGCCACCCAAGCCTCTCTGGAAGAGGCCTTTCAGCAACGAGTGGCCCGCGAGGGGGATGCCTTCCTCCCGGTCATCACCACTCAAATTGCCCTTTTCAACGAGATGAATGTGGCTGAGCGGGTCCTCCGGGCCTGCGCTGCCATGGAGTATCCTGCGGACCGCCACGAGATCCAGGTGTTGGATGATTCAAACGATGAGACCATTGCGCTGGTCGATCGCGTGGCCGCCGAACTGCGAGAGGAGGGGCATGATATCCAAGTGATCCGGCGGGCCATCCGGGAGGGCTACAAGGCGGGGGCTTTGGGCGATGGCTTGGAGGTGGCTCGGGGTGAGTTTGTAGCCATTTTTGATTCCGACTTCGTGCCACCCAAGGATTTTCTCCTACGCGCTCTTCCGCACCTTCTCGAGGACCCTGGGATCGGTCTGGCACAAGGTCGCTGGGGACACCTGAACGCAGAGGACTCTCTCCTAACCCGCGCGCAAGCGCTCGGGGTGGATGGGCACTTCGCCATTGAACAAAGCGCGCGCGCCTGGAACCACCTTTTCCTCAATTTCAACGGGACGGCCGGTCTGTGGCGGAAGCAGGCCATTCAGGATGCGGGTGGTTGGCAGTCGGATACCCTGACCGAGGACATGGATCTCTCTTACCGCAGCCAACTGGCCGGTTGGCGGCTGGAATACGTCCCCGATCTCGTCGTTCCGGCCGAGTTGCCCTCCACCTTCACCGCCTTCAAGAGCCAACAGTTCCGCTGGGCCAAGGGCTCGATCCAGACGGCTCGGAAGGTCCTGCCCAAGGTCTTCGCTGCGAGAGTGCCGCTCATCAAAAAGATCCAATCGATCTTCCACCTGACGCACTACTTGGTCCACCCGCTCATGCTGACGGTCTCGCTCTTGGCTCTGCCGCTCTTGCTGACGAAGGGCGGCGAGCTGGTGCCGACCTTTTTCTTCATTCTCTTGGCCAGTCCGCTCATTCCCGCGACCCTTGCCCCCAGCCTCCTCTACCTGGTCAGCCAAAGGACGCTCTACCCTCGGAGTTGGCTGCAACGGGCTGCGCTGATCCCCGGGCTCATGGTAGTGGGCTTTGGGATTTGTCTTTCCAATTCTCGGGCGGTCTGGGAGGCGCTCTCCGGTAAGAAAAGCGGCTTCATTCGAACGCCCAAAGCAGGGGAGAAGCGCCTCAAGAACTATCGAGCCGGTTCCAGCATCGCGCCCGCTCTTGAGACTATGCTGGGGCTCTATTGCACGGCCACCTTCGTGCTCTACGTCGGCTTTGGTCAGGTGTGGATTGCCCCCTTCCTGCTACTCTACGCGGCGGGGTTTTTGCTGGTCGGCAGTGCCAGCTTGCGCGAGAGCCTGATCGGGTGACCCTTCCGGCTAGGACGTATCGACGTAGCTTTGGAGGCCGCCCCCGCTCTTTGGAAAGACCGCCGCACCTGGATTTGGCTGGGGTGCTTCGGAGCGGCGGCTGTCGCCTGCTGGCTTTGGAGCCAGCGCCCGACCTTACAGAGTGATCCTGTGCTGCGGGTCTGGCTTTTTGCCATTCTGGGTCTGACGGGCCTCGGCCTGACTTTTTGCTACCCCGATGCCTTGGCCCGAAAAGTTGGCAGCACCCGCCTTCTTTTGCTGTCGGCCGTTCTTTTGCGGGTGACCCTCCTGCCCTCGGCCCATACCGATGATCTCCATCGCTACCTCTGGGAGGGAAAGCTGGTCCGGGCGGGGATCAATCCTTACACCCAGACGGCGGACGACCCCTCTCTCGCCGCCTATCGCGATGCCCAGTGGGAGCGCATGAATCATCCAGAGCGCGGCACTGCTTACCCACCCTTGGCCCAGCTGGCCTTTGCCGCCGCTGGCATCCTTTCCTACCACGCGCTGCCGCTGAAGTTGCTCTTTCTCGGTGCGGATCTGGGGACCCTGCTGCTTTTGTTTTCGCTCTTGCGGCAGAGCCGACTCCCCGAACGCTGGGCCGGGCTCTACGCTTTCAGTCCGATGGTGCTGATCGGGATCGCGGCCGAGGGCCATTACGATAGTCTTTTCGCCTTCCTCCTGACGCTCGCCTGGTGGAGCCAAGCCCGTGGCAAGCCAGGCCTCGCCTGGTTCGCTCTGGCCTGCTCCGCCCAAGTGAAGCTCGTCAGCCTGGCTTTGGCCCCTCTCTTTCTTACCCGCTCTAGCTGGAAGCAGGCTTGGCTCTGGCCGCTGGGATTGCTGCTGCCCGCCCTTCCCTTCTGGGATGGAGTGGATGATCTGGCGCGCGGGCTGCTGGTTTTCGCTGGGGAGAGTCGCTTCAACGGAGGGGCCTACCTCTTCCTGGAGCGCGCCCTGGATTCGCCTGAGCTGGCCAAGCGACTCTGCTCCCTTCTTTTCGTGATGGTGGCGGTGGCGACGTGG
This window encodes:
- a CDS encoding glycosyltransferase gives rise to the protein MTASLGLLIFGLNCYVMLGFFRRCFHRGRATQASLEEAFQQRVAREGDAFLPVITTQIALFNEMNVAERVLRACAAMEYPADRHEIQVLDDSNDETIALVDRVAAELREEGHDIQVIRRAIREGYKAGALGDGLEVARGEFVAIFDSDFVPPKDFLLRALPHLLEDPGIGLAQGRWGHLNAEDSLLTRAQALGVDGHFAIEQSARAWNHLFLNFNGTAGLWRKQAIQDAGGWQSDTLTEDMDLSYRSQLAGWRLEYVPDLVVPAELPSTFTAFKSQQFRWAKGSIQTARKVLPKVFAARVPLIKKIQSIFHLTHYLVHPLMLTVSLLALPLLLTKGGELVPTFFFILLASPLIPATLAPSLLYLVSQRTLYPRSWLQRAALIPGLMVVGFGICLSNSRAVWEALSGKKSGFIRTPKAGEKRLKNYRAGSSIAPALETMLGLYCTATFVLYVGFGQVWIAPFLLLYAAGFLLVGSASLRESLIG
- a CDS encoding septum formation inhibitor Maf: MKSPSRPLWQGGWSTLWILAASLAPADTPQAPPSEAVAGYWFDGAEINRYELQQRCYGELHPGHAVLVFVTEPFLVEEQVKRDFGQGQAVSVLKMNAMRDFLTGLYPYRTMTSVFQPVDQKAALKVTTSVQEWCGHAFSQSNRRTNGLKTEVHSYFQRAERGQFTSPPDVLLEDELWTQLRLDPSALPTGSFEMVPGSLFLRLRHQDPAPHPAVGSWKESQQAGRSIYSLHYPDLGRSLEIEVETAFPYVIQAWEELEAGGKVFAQAQLTHRLEKQYYWSQNGLKDRSKRAKLGLPTE